In Cetobacterium somerae ATCC BAA-474, the genomic stretch AGCTCTAGTTTTGGGCAGAGGAAAATTTGAGAATAGTTCTTTTAATTCTTTATGCTCTTCAATTAACGGAGTAGTTTTTTTATTAACTTCAACATTTTCTGAAACTTTAGCTATAAATTCAGCAATGATAAGACTATATTCGTGAGTAATGTATAATCTTTTAAAACACGTTCTCATCCTAGTTAAAATTCTATACTGTCTTCTTCTCATAGAAAAAAAGTTTAAATTTTCATTACATTTATCAAAGAGAGTGTTATCGTAATCTAATAAAGAGAACTTTCGTCCCTCTTCTATTGTAGCTTTTAATGATTTGAAGTTTTTATCTTCATTAACAGAGACACAACTACATTTTAAACTTTCAGAAATATCTGAAAGAATTTGTTTTAAAATTAAATCAACTTTCATTTTGATTAAATCTATTGTTTTGGAGTTAGTGGGCATATAAAGATTTAAAATATTTCCAACAGATAGTCCTAAAATTAAAACATAAAATTCATTGAGTAAAAAATCAAGAGAAATTGATTTTTCGCTTAGAATATGTGTTGCTAGAACAGTAGTAACTAAGAATCCTTGAACAATTCTAAATTTAATACATAATGGCATAAAAAGAAGTATAAAAATTCCTAATGTAATATAGTGATATCCTAAAAATGATGATAACAGTATAAAAAGTGACATTCCTAGAATAACTGCGAAGAAACGTTCAATTGTAATTTTTATACTATCACTTTTAGTTGCCTGAATAGAAATAATAGCAATAATACTCGCAGTAAGACCATACTTTATTCCAAAATAATCTGCAAGATAATACGATAAAAAAGAAGCTAAAGCTGTTTTTATAACTTTATGATCAAAATACTTAAACATAATAACTCCTTTTAATTAAAAATACTAAATTTAAAATTTTCTGCAATCTCTTCAAGAACAGCAATGCCACCAATAGAGTTTCCTTTTAAATCCAGAGAAGGGCCAAAAACACCAATACCCATTTTTCCAGGAATTACAGATAAGATTCCACCACCTACACCAGATTTTGAAGGAATACCAACTTTTATTGCAAATTCACCAGAACCATCATACATTCCACAAGTCATCATTAGTGTTTTAGCAATAGTAGCGATATGTTCGCT encodes the following:
- a CDS encoding aromatic acid exporter family protein, whose translation is MFKYFDHKVIKTALASFLSYYLADYFGIKYGLTASIIAIISIQATKSDSIKITIERFFAVILGMSLFILLSSFLGYHYITLGIFILLFMPLCIKFRIVQGFLVTTVLATHILSEKSISLDFLLNEFYVLILGLSVGNILNLYMPTNSKTIDLIKMKVDLILKQILSDISESLKCSCVSVNEDKNFKSLKATIEEGRKFSLLDYDNTLFDKCNENLNFFSMRRRQYRILTRMRTCFKRLYITHEYSLIIAEFIAKVSENVEVNKKTTPLIEEHKELKELFSNFPLPKTRAEFENRATLFQLLQEMEEFLNAKIEFKKDYEN